The DNA region TAGCATAACGGCGGGTTTCCTTCATGAACTTAGGTGTCATGACACCCAGGTTGGCCAATATGTACACGATGATAGGCAATTGGAAAACCACGCCTGTAGCCAGGGTAAGGGTAGCTACTGACGAGATATAAGAATCGATATCAAACAGGTTTTGGATAACCGAACTCACTGTATAACTCGACAGGAAATTAATAGACATCGGTGTGATCACGAAGTAACCAAAAGTGATACCTAAAAAGAAAAGCACACAGGCATAAAACACAAAGCCGGTTGCGGCTTTACGCTCGGCGTCATGCAGGGCCGGCTTAATAAACCGCCAGATTTCCCATATCAGGTATGGGACGCCCAGTGTGATGCCGATAATTAATGCTGAGTTGATTTGCAGGGTAAACTGGCCCGCCATTTCGGTATTAATAAGTTTGATGTTTACTTTGTCAATGCAAAAACCATCACGGTGCAGCGCAGCGCCGATTTTGCAAAGCATCCGGTAAGTCCAGAAGGTTGACTTACTTGGACCCATGATAATGGTATCAAAGATCCAGTCGTAGTAGTAAAAAACAACAGCGGTAAATATTACAATTGCTACCGAAGCTCTTACGAGGTGCCATCTCAGGGCTTCGAGGTGATCAAAGAACGACATTTCTGCCTCTAACGTTTTCCCTTTATCCTTTATGGCCTTGATGATCTTGTTCTCGCTCATTGTAATATATACCGCTGTATCAACGCTATAGTGCTAAATACGTTTTATAGTATGAAGATAGTTTGAATTTATTTTTATAATTCAAATGTATCCATAAACTTGGTGGTAAAGTTACCAGCGCGGAAGTTAGGATCCTTCAATAATTTTAAATGGAATGGAATTGTAGTTTTCACGCCTTCTATCACAAACTCGCTCAATGCACGCTCCATGGTGCTCAAAGCTTCATCGCGGGTTTGGGCCACGCAAATAACTTTAGCAATCATTGAATCGTAGTTTGGCGGGATAACATAGCCTGTATATACATGTGTATCAATACGTACGCCATGACCACCCGGAGAGTGGAAATTGGTTATTTTACCCGGCGACGGACGGAAACCATTAAACGGATCTTCGGCATTGATGCGGCATTCAATGGCATGCATTGTTGGCTCGTAATTTTTACCTGAGATAGGGATTCCTGCAGCTACCTTAATTTGCTCTTTGATCAGGTCGAAGTTGATCACCTCTTCGGTAACCGGGTGTTCTACCTGGATGCGGGTATTC from Mucilaginibacter sp. SJ includes:
- the tatC gene encoding twin-arginine translocase subunit TatC produces the protein MSENKIIKAIKDKGKTLEAEMSFFDHLEALRWHLVRASVAIVIFTAVVFYYYDWIFDTIIMGPSKSTFWTYRMLCKIGAALHRDGFCIDKVNIKLINTEMAGQFTLQINSALIIGITLGVPYLIWEIWRFIKPALHDAERKAATGFVFYACVLFFLGITFGYFVITPMSINFLSSYTVSSVIQNLFDIDSYISSVATLTLATGVVFQLPIIVYILANLGVMTPKFMKETRRYAIVVILVIAAVVTPTPDMLTMTVVSIPLFVLYEVSIIVAGLVEKRKIKKEQEFDKA